From Microbacterium pseudoresistens, the proteins below share one genomic window:
- a CDS encoding urea amidolyase family protein encodes MASDRGILAEFADLATAVRAHRGWAAAGIEGVRELIPAARTVLVRFDPALVSRAELERRLGDAVDGDDAAAEGPEVRIPVHYDGDDLAEAADLLGVSAEELVRRHLAAEWRVAFSGFAPGFGYAVSNDPLFAVPRRATPRTGVPAGAVGLAGEFTGVYPRESPGGWQLIGRTDAVMWDPDRDPPALLVPGTRIRFERAPARGSAVRRSSSVRTGPAGRPGGGEATEAVGAFTVIRPPLQLLIQDRGRPGYASLGVSVSGAADRTALRDANRAVGNAPGAAVLEAIGAGMLRYRGPASVIAFTGAEGEAWRIRPDGDEQEMVAGIPYALGDGDAIEWEAPERGLRRVIGVRGGILAPTVLGSAASDTLADLGPAPVRADDAIAVGDPAAAPHPVQPDPLPRMLPASGEVVELEVVLGPRDDWFTPEACRALAEREWEVTPRSDRVGLRLHGSGLHGSGLHGPARLERAVEGELPSEGMVTGALQVPPDGQPVLFLADHPVTGGYPVIGCVADGDLDLAAQLPPGARIRFRIAPAPSARHPVA; translated from the coding sequence ATGGCGTCAGATCGCGGCATCCTCGCGGAGTTCGCCGACCTCGCCACCGCGGTCCGCGCGCACCGGGGATGGGCCGCGGCCGGGATCGAGGGCGTGCGCGAGCTGATCCCCGCCGCCCGCACCGTGCTCGTGCGTTTCGATCCGGCCCTCGTCTCGCGCGCCGAGCTCGAGCGCCGGCTCGGGGATGCGGTCGACGGCGACGATGCTGCCGCGGAGGGCCCGGAGGTGCGCATCCCCGTGCACTACGACGGCGACGATCTGGCCGAGGCCGCCGACCTGCTCGGCGTCTCGGCCGAGGAGCTCGTGCGTCGGCATCTCGCCGCGGAGTGGCGGGTCGCGTTCTCGGGCTTCGCGCCCGGATTCGGCTACGCCGTGAGCAACGATCCGCTGTTCGCCGTGCCCCGTCGCGCCACCCCGCGCACGGGCGTTCCGGCGGGGGCGGTGGGCCTCGCGGGCGAGTTCACCGGCGTCTATCCGCGCGAGAGCCCCGGCGGCTGGCAGCTCATCGGCCGTACGGATGCCGTGATGTGGGATCCCGACCGCGACCCGCCCGCCCTCCTCGTCCCCGGCACCCGCATCCGCTTCGAGCGCGCACCCGCCCGGGGCTCCGCCGTCCGCCGGTCGTCGAGCGTCCGGACCGGCCCCGCGGGGCGACCGGGAGGCGGTGAGGCGACCGAAGCGGTAGGAGCCTTCACCGTCATCCGCCCGCCCCTGCAATTGCTGATCCAGGATCGCGGGCGCCCCGGCTATGCCTCCCTCGGCGTCTCGGTCTCCGGCGCCGCCGACCGCACGGCGCTGCGCGATGCGAACCGGGCTGTGGGCAATGCGCCCGGTGCCGCGGTGCTCGAGGCGATCGGCGCAGGGATGCTGCGCTACCGCGGGCCGGCATCGGTCATCGCGTTCACCGGCGCCGAGGGCGAGGCGTGGCGCATCCGCCCCGACGGCGACGAGCAGGAGATGGTCGCGGGCATCCCGTACGCGTTGGGCGACGGCGATGCGATCGAGTGGGAGGCGCCGGAGCGCGGGCTGCGGCGGGTGATCGGCGTGCGCGGTGGCATCCTCGCCCCGACCGTGCTCGGCAGCGCCGCCTCCGACACCCTCGCCGACCTCGGCCCCGCGCCGGTGCGTGCCGACGACGCGATCGCCGTCGGCGACCCGGCCGCGGCGCCGCATCCGGTGCAGCCCGATCCCCTGCCTAGGATGCTCCCTGCATCCGGAGAGGTCGTCGAGCTGGAGGTCGTACTCGGCCCGCGCGACGACTGGTTCACGCCCGAGGCGTGCCGCGCACTCGCCGAGCGGGAGTGGGAGGTCACGCCGCGTTCGGACCGGGTGGGGCTGCGGCTGCACGGCTCAGGGCTGCACGGCTCAGGGCTGCACGGGCCGGCGCGCCTGGAGCGCGCCGTCGAGGGGGAGCTGCCCAGCGAGGGCATGGTCACGGGCGCACTGCAGGTGCCGCCCGATGGTCAGCCCGTGCTGTTCCTCGCCGATCATCCGGT